The Sphaerospermopsis torques-reginae ITEP-024 genome has a window encoding:
- a CDS encoding phycobilisome rod-core linker polypeptide gives MAIPLLEYKPSSQNQRVAGYEVPNEDTPRVYRIEDYAFGGEVEELIWAAYRQLFSEHVILKFYRQGNLESQVKNKAITVRDFIRGLAKSEAFQDLVIKTNSNYRLVEIGLKRLLGRAPYNKDEEIAWSIKIATSGWDGFVDALVDSQEYQSCFGENIVPYQRRRYKDRPFNLVTPRYADYWRDKLEAERYKPGSISDFMKMAAAVNIRIVTYTPVSTANIAIPDTTRETVPAGVPVSISPSASFPVR, from the coding sequence ATGGCAATACCTTTACTAGAATATAAACCCAGTTCACAAAATCAACGGGTTGCTGGTTACGAAGTACCCAACGAAGACACCCCCAGAGTTTACCGCATTGAAGATTATGCTTTTGGTGGTGAAGTTGAAGAATTAATTTGGGCTGCTTATCGCCAGCTTTTTAGCGAACACGTCATCCTCAAATTCTACCGCCAAGGTAATTTAGAATCTCAGGTAAAAAATAAAGCTATTACTGTCCGTGATTTTATCCGGGGTTTGGCTAAATCTGAAGCTTTCCAAGATTTGGTAATTAAAACCAATTCTAATTATCGTTTAGTAGAAATTGGACTCAAGCGGTTGTTAGGTCGTGCGCCTTACAACAAAGATGAAGAAATCGCTTGGTCTATCAAAATTGCAACTAGCGGCTGGGATGGTTTTGTTGATGCTTTGGTAGATTCTCAAGAGTATCAAAGCTGCTTTGGGGAAAATATTGTTCCTTACCAACGCCGACGCTATAAAGACAGACCCTTTAATTTGGTAACACCCCGCTATGCTGACTATTGGCGGGATAAGCTAGAAGCTGAACGCTACAAACCCGGTAGTATAAGCGATTTCATGAAAATGGCTGCTGCTGTTAATATCAGGATTGTTACTTACACACCAGTTAGCACAGCTAACATTGCAATTCCCGATACTACTAGGGAAACAGTACCCGCAGGTGTTCCTGTGTCTATCAGTCCTAGTGCTAGTTTCCCAGTTCGTTAA
- a CDS encoding phycobilisome rod-core linker polypeptide, which translates to MSIPLLEYSPSSQNQRVEGYEVPNEDTPTVYKLNYATSDQDVDAIIWAGYRQIFSEHLILSSYRQKFLESQLRNRAITVRDFIRGLGKSDVFRSQVAEVNSNYRLVDIILKRFVGRAAYNKDEEIAWSIVIATKGVHGFIDALLDSDEYLENFGDDIVPYQRRRFGSRPFNLVNPRYNANWRDTQSMRSFGYRSFYSIRTSGTLTTEDIRKAIPANFLAMAGNIITPERNYQRTIAAVTSQIKTLEIPDTSRDVTTEEVTIKPVAVSLPYSYIPALSKN; encoded by the coding sequence ATGTCAATACCACTTTTAGAATATTCTCCTTCTTCACAAAATCAGCGTGTCGAAGGTTACGAAGTTCCCAACGAAGACACCCCAACCGTTTATAAACTGAACTACGCCACATCAGATCAAGATGTTGATGCGATTATTTGGGCAGGATATCGGCAGATTTTTAGCGAACATCTGATTTTAAGCAGTTATCGTCAAAAATTTTTAGAATCTCAACTGCGAAACCGGGCTATTACTGTTCGTGATTTTATCCGGGGTTTGGGTAAATCAGATGTTTTCCGCTCTCAAGTAGCAGAGGTTAATTCTAACTATCGCTTAGTTGATATTATCCTCAAGCGGTTTGTGGGACGGGCAGCTTACAACAAAGATGAAGAAATTGCTTGGTCTATTGTTATTGCGACCAAAGGCGTACATGGCTTTATTGATGCGTTGTTAGACTCTGACGAGTACCTAGAAAACTTTGGCGATGATATTGTACCTTATCAGCGTCGTCGCTTTGGTTCACGTCCTTTTAACTTAGTCAACCCCCGTTACAATGCCAACTGGCGCGATACCCAAAGTATGCGTTCTTTTGGTTATCGTTCCTTCTACAGCATCCGCACTTCGGGAACTCTCACCACTGAAGATATCCGGAAAGCTATTCCAGCTAACTTCTTGGCAATGGCTGGAAACATCATTACTCCCGAACGCAACTACCAAAGAACAATTGCTGCTGTGACTTCTCAAATCAAAACTTTGGAAATTCCCGATACTTCACGGGATGTAACTACAGAAGAAGTAACCATTAAACCCGTAGCAGTTTCTCTACCTTACAGCTATATCCCTGCACTCTCGAAAAATTAG
- a CDS encoding HEAT repeat domain-containing protein, with product MDELINAVKQAETSAQMVTAVKNLAAAKDPKAISTLIAVFGYNNPAAAVVAVAGLTELGEMAVPQLLEQIDDYNYGARAYSIRTLAAIADPRALDVLISTAATDFAPSVRRAAAKGLGNLNWSQLGMAERQTAINRALETLLLICQDTDWSIRYAAIVGLQALAKIAEIRETILTFFQEMLANDSEQAVCARIQLASSSLGLTT from the coding sequence ATGGATGAACTAATTAATGCTGTTAAGCAAGCGGAAACATCAGCGCAAATGGTGACAGCAGTGAAGAACCTAGCAGCAGCTAAAGATCCAAAGGCCATTTCTACCTTAATTGCTGTTTTTGGTTACAATAACCCAGCAGCAGCGGTGGTGGCAGTAGCAGGACTCACAGAACTGGGAGAAATGGCAGTACCTCAGTTGCTAGAACAAATTGATGATTATAACTATGGCGCACGGGCTTATTCGATTCGCACCTTAGCAGCGATCGCTGATCCCCGTGCTTTAGATGTGTTAATCTCAACTGCTGCTACAGACTTCGCACCTAGTGTGCGCCGTGCTGCTGCTAAAGGATTAGGAAATTTAAACTGGTCTCAATTAGGCATGGCTGAACGTCAAACAGCTATCAATCGCGCATTAGAAACACTGCTGTTGATTTGTCAAGACACAGACTGGTCAATTCGCTATGCTGCCATTGTTGGTTTACAGGCTTTGGCAAAAATAGCGGAGATAAGAGAAACCATCTTGACTTTCTTCCAAGAAATGCTGGCTAATGATAGTGAACAAGCTGTGTGCGCTCGCATTCAATTAGCTTCTAGTAGTTTGGGTTTAACCACTTGA
- a CDS encoding HEAT repeat domain-containing protein, with translation MIEPSTTEHSAENGAQLTPEQAIANLQSSDLSLRYYAAWWLGKFRVSQPEAVDALITALEDEADKTELGGYPLRRNAARALGKLGSPKAIPGLIQCLECSDFYVREAAAQSLAMLNAETAIPALIKMLDGGVAKAVQVPGRPHLTQPYQAVLEALGAIGATEAISLIQPFLEHPVTRVQCSAARAMYQLTQDSQYGEFLVKMMQNSDLKLRRSILGDLGAIGYMAAAEAIAQAQAENSFKLMALKGLLEHQLVDKSDSVSDQALRVMTLMDSLL, from the coding sequence ATGATAGAACCCAGTACGACAGAACATTCTGCCGAAAATGGGGCGCAGTTGACACCAGAGCAAGCCATCGCTAACCTGCAATCATCAGATTTAAGTCTCCGCTATTATGCCGCTTGGTGGTTGGGTAAATTTCGAGTCAGTCAGCCAGAAGCCGTAGACGCACTCATTACAGCGTTAGAGGATGAAGCTGACAAAACAGAACTAGGAGGTTATCCACTCCGACGGAATGCAGCCAGAGCATTGGGAAAATTGGGCAGTCCTAAAGCTATACCGGGCTTGATTCAGTGTTTGGAATGCTCAGATTTTTATGTGCGAGAAGCAGCAGCCCAATCTTTAGCAATGCTTAACGCTGAAACTGCAATACCAGCACTGATCAAAATGCTAGATGGGGGTGTTGCCAAGGCCGTGCAAGTACCAGGCCGTCCCCATCTGACCCAACCATATCAGGCAGTTTTAGAAGCCTTGGGAGCTATTGGTGCAACTGAGGCTATTTCCCTAATTCAGCCTTTTTTAGAGCATCCAGTCACAAGGGTGCAATGCTCCGCAGCTAGGGCTATGTATCAACTCACCCAAGATTCTCAGTATGGGGAATTTTTGGTGAAAATGATGCAAAACAGTGATCTGAAATTGCGGCGCTCTATTTTGGGGGATTTGGGAGCGATTGGTTATATGGCTGCTGCTGAGGCGATCGCCCAAGCTCAGGCAGAAAATAGTTTCAAACTCATGGCACTCAAAGGATTGTTAGAACATCAACTTGTTGATAAATCAGATTCTGTTTCTGATCAAGCACTCCGAGTCATGACCCTGATGGATTCACTTTTATAA
- a CDS encoding phycobilisome linker polypeptide translates to MFGQTTLGASSVSSSASRVFRYEVVGLKQNQETDKNNFSIRRSGSVFITVPYSRMTEEMQRISRLGGRIVKIEPLTVAG, encoded by the coding sequence ATGTTCGGTCAAACTACACTTGGTGCTAGTAGCGTTTCTTCATCTGCAAGCCGTGTATTTCGTTATGAAGTTGTAGGCTTAAAGCAAAACCAAGAAACCGACAAAAATAATTTCAGCATTCGTCGTAGCGGTAGCGTATTTATTACCGTACCCTACAGCCGGATGACTGAAGAAATGCAGCGGATTAGCCGCTTAGGTGGCAGAATTGTCAAAATTGAACCTTTGACTGTAGCAGGATAA